AAGCTGGGAACACTTTTTTTGCTGCCCACCCTGACCCGCTTTGCTCGGACCCTGGACTATGCGGAATACGGCGGCGCGCCCCTGCTCGGCGTGAAAGGTTCCACCATCGTCTGCCACGGCGCATCCAACGTCAAGGCCATCACCAGCGCCATTATGATGGGTGCGCGCTATGTGCGCAACAAGGCCAACGACCACATCATCGAACTGCTCGAGGCACACGGCGACCTGTCCCGATACGGTCGCTCCGGCCGAAAAAACAAAAAGAGCGAATCCTCCTGAACCTCCTACCGGGGCCAACACCCCCGACCGAGAACACCCCATGAAACAGCCAGTTGTCATCAAGGGCCTCGGGTTTCACGTCCCGGAGCGGATTCTCACCAACCAGGATCTGGAACGCATCGTGGATACGTCCGACGAGTGGATCACCACCCGAAGCGGCATCAAAACCCGGCACGTGGTTTCCGAGGGCGAATCCCTCAGCGACCTGACCCACGGCGCCTCGCTCAAGGCTCTCGCCGATGCAGAGGTGTCTCCAGAAGCGATTACCCACATTTTAGTCGCCACCTTTTCCGCCGAGAACATGATCCCCTCGGCCGCCTGCACCCTGCAGGATCGTCTGGGACTACGCGGCCGCATGGCCCAGGATATTTCCGCGGCCTGCACCGGTTTTCTCTACGCTTTGGAAACAGCGCGCGGCCTGCTGGCCCTGCACCCCGAAGCCAAGATCCTGATCTGCTCGGGCGACGTGGTCACCAGCCGCGTGAACTGGGAAGACCGCGGCACCTGCGTGCTCTTTGGCGACGGATGCGGCGCGGCCGTGGTCATGCTGGACGACGGCGGTCCCCGCCGGGCCGTGGTGCGCGATGTGGCCCTGGCCTCGGACGGCGCCCTGGGCGATCTGCTGACCGTCAAAGGCGGCGGTTCCGGCACCATTTATAAACTCGGCGACCCCGTGGGCGAAGAATATTTTGTGCAGATGCAGGGCCGCGAGGTCTTCAAGCATGCGGTGCGCTCCATGACGAACATCAGCCGCAATCTGCTGAAAAAGCATGAACTCACATCCGATGATGTGGACGTTCTGCTGCCGCACCAAGCCAATCTCCGTATCATTGAAGCCGTGGGCAAAAAGCTGGCCATTCCCAATGAACGGGTTTTTGTAAACGTGGACAAATACGGCAATACATCCGCTGCCAGCGTACCCATTGCCCTGGCCGAGGCCGTACACGACGGCACGCTTGCTCCGGGGCGGCGCGCCCTGCTCACGGCCTTTGGCGGCGGCTTCACCTGGGGTGCCGCCCTGCTCGATACGTAACGGCACGCCCCGGTCGCTGCAACGTCACAAGGATTCCATTTGCAGTCCGGTCGGGATTGGTATAATTGACCCCCTGTCCCATGGGGTATGCAACGAGGATGGAGCATATGAGCGAACTTCCCAACGTCGCCCTGGTCACCGGCGGCTCACGCGGCATCGGTCGCGCCTGCGCCGAACGTCTCGCCGCCGACGGATTCGAGGTCTGGTTGACCTACGTAAGCAAACCCGAAGCCGCCGAGACCGTGGTGCAGACCATTGCGGATGCCGGCGGAACCGCTCGAGCCGTGCAGCTCGACTCTTCGGATCGCGAGGCCGTGGCCTCTTTCTTCAAGGACGAGATCAAAGGCAAAGTCCACCTTGCCGCCCTGGTGAACAACGCGGGTATCACTCGTGACGGGCTGCTCATCCGCATGAAGCCCGAAGACTGGGACAGCGTCCTGGACATCAACCTCACCGGTGCCTTCTCCTGCCTGCAGGAGGCCGCCAAGATCATGGCCCGGCAGCGCGGCGGATCCATCATCAACATTTCTTCGGTCGTGGGCCAAATGGGTAACGCGGGCCAGGCCAACTACGTGGCCGCCAAAGCCGGACTCATCGGCCTGACCAAAGCTGCGGCACGCGAACTGGCAGGACGCGGCGTGCGCGTCAATGCCGTGGCTCCGGGATTCATCGAAACCGACATGACCAAAGATCTCCCGGAAAAAACCGTGGAGAGCATGAAAACCATGATTCCGCTCAGCCGCCTCGGTTCCCCGGGGGACATCGCGGCAGCGGTCAGCTTCCTGGCCGGCAACGGAGCCGGTTACATTACGGGACAGGTGCTGGCCGTCAATGGCGGCATGTATATGTAATCGAGGCAACATCAACATGGAGGAAAATATGTCCGACGTCGCAAACAAAGTTAAGGACATCATCGTTGACCAGCTTGGCGTGTCCGCCGACGAAGTCACCGAAGAAGCGGCTTTTGTCGAAGACCTGGGCGCTGATTCTCTGGACCTGACCGAACTGATCATGGCCATGGAAGAAGAATTCGACATCGAAATCGATGACGAAGACGCGCAAAAGATCGCCAAGGTCAAAGACGCCGTCAATTACATTGAAAAAAACAAGTAGTGACCGGATTCGTCCGATCGTTAGCAATTCAGGAGCGTTCTATACTCCGATCGGGTGTAGGACGCTCCGCTTTTCCCGGCGAGAACCGGCCGGGCCGAGAGGGAGAATATGAACAGGGTAGTCGTCACCGGCCTTGCGGCCATCACCCCCCTGGGCAATGACCTGGCAACCAGCTGGGACAACCTCGTCGCCGGCAAATCCGGCATCGGACCCATCACGTCCTTTGACGCCACTGGGTTCGATTCCCGCATCGCCGGGCATGTCAAAGACTTCGACCACAGCCCCTACATCCCGCACAAGCAGGCCAAGCGCATGGAGTCCTTCACGCGCTATGCTGTGAGCTGCACCAGCATGCTCATGGCGGAAACCGGCCTGGAGATCCCCGAGGACAAGGCCGAACGCGTCGGCGTGACCATCGGCGTGGGCCTGGGCGGACTGAACGCCATCGAAGTCTACCACCAAAAATTGATCGAGCGGGGACCGGGACGCATCTCCCCCTTCTTCATCCCCACCATGATCGCGAACATGGCCGCAGGGCAGGTTTCCATCGAGGCCGGAGCACGCGGTCCGAACATCTGCACCACCACGGCCTGTGCCTCGGGTACCCACGCCATTGGAACCGCCTTTACCGACATCATGCTCGGTCGCATTGACGCGGCCATCTGCGGCGGCGTGGAATCCACCGTCACCCCCCTGGGCGTAAGCGGCTTCACCGCCATGAAGGCGCTCTCCACCCGCAACGACGAACCGGAGCTGGCCTCCCGTCCGTTCGATGCGGAGCGCGACGGCTTCATCATCGGTGAGGGGTGCGGCATTTTGCTGCTGGAATCCCTGGATCACGCCAGGGAGCGCGGCGCGAATATTTTGTGCGAAGTGACCGGATTCGGCGCGTCGGGCGACGCCTACCACATGACCGCCCCGCCCGAGGACGGTTCGGGCATGGCCCTGGCCATGCGTGCGGCCCTGCGTGAGGGCCGCGTCAACCTGGAAGACGTGGACTGCATCAACGCCCACGGCACCTCCACCAAGCTCAACGACCTCTGCGAGACCCGCGCGCTCAAGACCGTGTTCGGCGACCATGCCTACAAGCTGAACATCACGGCCAACAAATCCCAGACCGGCCACCTGCTGGGCGGCGCGGGCGGCGTGGAAGGCGTGTTCAGCGCCATGACCCTGGCCAAGGGCGTTATCCCGGCCACACAAAACCTGACCAATCCCGACCCGGATTGCGACCTGGACTACTGCGCGTCCGGTCCCCGGGAAAAACAAGTCGAATACGTGCTTTCCAACTCTTTCGGGTTCGGCGGCACCAACGGCTGCATTTTGTTCAAGCGCTTTGCGGACTGATCCCAAAGCGGTCTGAAAATCGAATTCGAGCGTCACACAGCCCGGGAGTCCGCTCCCGGGCGTGAACCTTTCATCCAAGGGGTATTTCCATGGAAGAAATCCTGATTCAAGACCCGGAAGTGGCAGCCGCCATTACCCGCGAGGTGGACCGGCAGGTGGGCAACCTGGAACTGATCGCTTCGGAAAACTTTACCTCCGTGGCCGTGCGCCAGGCCATGAGCAGCGTGATGACCCACAAATACGCCGAGGGATACCCCGGCAAGCGCTACTACGGTGGCTGCGAGTTCGTTGACCAGGCCGAAGACCTCGCCCGGGAACGCGTCAAGGCGCTGTTCGGCGCGGGGTACGCCAACGTGCAGCCCCACTCCGGCTCCCAGGCCAACATGGGCGTCTATTTCTCCTGCCTGGAACCGGGCGACACCATCCTGGGCATGGACCTGTCCCACGGCGGCCACCTGACCCACGGCAGCCCGGTGAACTTTTCCGGCAAGCTCTTCAACGTGGTGTTTTACGGTGTGAACCGCGAAACCGAGACCATCGACTACGACGAGGTGGAACGCCTGGCCAAGGAAAATCGGCCCAAGCTCATCGTGGCTGGCGCCTCGGCCTACTCGCGGGTCATCGACTTCAAACGCTTCCGCGCCATTGCGGACGAAGTGGGCGCGTTGTTCATGGTGGACATGGCCCACATCGCGGGACTCATTGCCGCGGGCGAGCATCCCTCCTGCATTGAGCACGCCCATTTCACCACCTCCACCACGCACAAGACCCTGCGCGGGCCGCGCGGCGGTCTGATCCTCTCCTCCGAGGAGAATCAGAAAAAGCTGAACTCCAACATCTTCCCCGGCATTCAGGGCGGACCGCTCATGCACGTGATCGCGTCCAAGGCCGTGGCCTTTGGCGAGGCATTGCAGCCCGGATTCCAGGAGTATCAGGCCCAGACCGTAAAGAACGCCAAGACCCTGTCCAGCGCCCTGGTTGAAACCGGATTCCGCATTGTTTCCGGCGGCACGGACAACCATCTGCTCATGCTCGACCTCACGGATAAGGGCATCACGGGCAAAGACGCGCAGCTGGCTCTGGAAAAGGCCAACATCACGGCCAATAAGAACACCATTCCGTTCGACACCCAGTCCCCGTTCGTGACCTCGGGCATTCGTTTGGGCACCCCCGCCCTGACCACCCGCGGCATGATCGAGGAAGACATGGTGGTGGTGGCCGAGGCCATTACCGCGGCCCTGGAAAACTGGAAGGACGACAAGGTGCTTGCCGAACTGAAAAGCGAAGTGGAGGAATTCGCCCGCGAATTCCCGCTCTTCGCCTGGTAGACCGGCCCAACGCCGCACCGAAGTACGCCCGGAGAACCCACGGTTTTCCGGGCGTTTCGCCTTTTTCTGCCGTCATGGGCCGCGCTTGCCTTCCGGGGCGGGAATGACTACTGAACAACAAGATTATCGTCCAAGGAGTCCCCATGTCCCGAATGCCCTGGCCCGACTATTTCATGAAAATCGCCCATGTGGTGGCCGAGCGCTCCACCTGCCTGCGCCGCAAGGTGGGAGCCGTGGCCGTGCGCGACAAACGCATCCTGGCCACGGGCTACAACGGCGCCCCCACCAACATGCGCCATTGCGAAGAGGTGGGCTGCCTGCGCGACCAGCTCAAGGTTCCGTCCGGGGAACGCCATGAACTGTGCCGCGCCCTGCACGCGGAACAGAACGTGATCACCCAATGCGCGGTGCACGGCGTGTCCCTGCAAGGCGCGGAAATTTATTGCACCACCCAGCCCTGCCTGATCTGCGCCAAACTGCTCATCAATTGCCAGGTGCGGGCCATTTGGTACGCGGATTCCTACCCGGATCAACTCACGGAACAATTTCTCGAGGAATCCGGCATTGAACACGGTCAACTCCCCTACCCCGGCCATGACTGAAGCGCCCGCCCGACACGAATACTGGATGGCGCGGGCCGTGGAACTGGCGCGACGCGGGCGCGGGCCTACGGCGCCGAATCCCTGCGTGGGCGCGGTGCTGGTGCGTGACGGCCAGGAAGTGGCCCATGGCTGGCACGAACGGTTCGGCGGTCCCCATGCGGAACGGCGCTGCCTGGCCCATGCGCGGGAACAGGGCGTGGACCCGAGCCGCTGCACCCTGTACGTGACCCTGGAACCGTGCAACCACCACGGCAAAACCCCGCCCTGCACCGAAGCCGTGCTGGAAGCCGGTATTCCGGAGGTGGTGGTGGGCGCGCTGGACCCCAATCCCGTGGCCCAGGGCGGAGCCGAACGGCTGGAACAGGCTGGCGTCCGCATCCGGACCCGCGTGCTGGAGCAGCAATGCCTGGACCTGATCCGGGATTTCCGGCTCTGGCAAAGCACAGACCGCGCCTACTGCATTCTCAAAATGGCCGCTACCCTGGATGGGCGCATTGCCGCACGCTCCGGCCGCCCCGAGCCGATTTCCAGCCCGGAAAGCTTTTCCGACGTGCATCGGCTTCGCGGCCTGGCCCAGGCCGTATTAGTGGGCGGTTCCACATTCTTGGGCGACGACCCAAGCCTGACCTGTCGGCTGGCAGATATGGACCAACCCACTGGTTCAACTGCGCCTTCTCTATATGATCAACAATTGATCAACGATGAACAACCATATGCGGTTGTCCTGACCTCACGGCTCCCCGGCGCAGACTGTGAACTCCAACTGATCCGCAAGCGACCGCGGCAGACCATTTTCTGGACCACGGAGCAGGCTGCGGCATCCGAAACCGCCCGCGCCCTGGAGGATATCGGCGTCCGCGTCTGGGCTTTGCCCCAACAGGGTCCAACCCTGCAAATTCAGGAAGGATTGCGTCGACTGCGCCAGGAACTGAACGGCCACTACCTGCTCTGCGAGGGCGGGGGCCAACTGGCCACCAATATGCTGGAACAGGGGGCGGCGGATGAATTTGTACTGTACCTCGCGCCCCGATTCCTTGGCGATGCCCAGGCCGCTCCCCTGGGAGCCGGTCGCCACTGCGAAACCATGGCCCAGGCCATGGACCTGCGGCTAGGGCGGTGCGAACCTTCAGGACCGGACCTGAAGCTGACCTACTATCCGCCCGACACCTCCGGCGCGGACTGATGCTGCACGCCGACCCACGAGCTGTGGCTCA
The DNA window shown above is from Paucidesulfovibrio gracilis DSM 16080 and carries:
- a CDS encoding deoxycytidylate deaminase produces the protein MSRMPWPDYFMKIAHVVAERSTCLRRKVGAVAVRDKRILATGYNGAPTNMRHCEEVGCLRDQLKVPSGERHELCRALHAEQNVITQCAVHGVSLQGAEIYCTTQPCLICAKLLINCQVRAIWYADSYPDQLTEQFLEESGIEHGQLPYPGHD
- the glyA gene encoding serine hydroxymethyltransferase, with protein sequence MEEILIQDPEVAAAITREVDRQVGNLELIASENFTSVAVRQAMSSVMTHKYAEGYPGKRYYGGCEFVDQAEDLARERVKALFGAGYANVQPHSGSQANMGVYFSCLEPGDTILGMDLSHGGHLTHGSPVNFSGKLFNVVFYGVNRETETIDYDEVERLAKENRPKLIVAGASAYSRVIDFKRFRAIADEVGALFMVDMAHIAGLIAAGEHPSCIEHAHFTTSTTHKTLRGPRGGLILSSEENQKKLNSNIFPGIQGGPLMHVIASKAVAFGEALQPGFQEYQAQTVKNAKTLSSALVETGFRIVSGGTDNHLLMLDLTDKGITGKDAQLALEKANITANKNTIPFDTQSPFVTSGIRLGTPALTTRGMIEEDMVVVAEAITAALENWKDDKVLAELKSEVEEFAREFPLFAW
- the ribD gene encoding bifunctional diaminohydroxyphosphoribosylaminopyrimidine deaminase/5-amino-6-(5-phosphoribosylamino)uracil reductase RibD, whose product is MNTVNSPTPAMTEAPARHEYWMARAVELARRGRGPTAPNPCVGAVLVRDGQEVAHGWHERFGGPHAERRCLAHAREQGVDPSRCTLYVTLEPCNHHGKTPPCTEAVLEAGIPEVVVGALDPNPVAQGGAERLEQAGVRIRTRVLEQQCLDLIRDFRLWQSTDRAYCILKMAATLDGRIAARSGRPEPISSPESFSDVHRLRGLAQAVLVGGSTFLGDDPSLTCRLADMDQPTGSTAPSLYDQQLINDEQPYAVVLTSRLPGADCELQLIRKRPRQTIFWTTEQAAASETARALEDIGVRVWALPQQGPTLQIQEGLRRLRQELNGHYLLCEGGGQLATNMLEQGAADEFVLYLAPRFLGDAQAAPLGAGRHCETMAQAMDLRLGRCEPSGPDLKLTYYPPDTSGAD
- the fabF gene encoding beta-ketoacyl-ACP synthase II; translated protein: MNRVVVTGLAAITPLGNDLATSWDNLVAGKSGIGPITSFDATGFDSRIAGHVKDFDHSPYIPHKQAKRMESFTRYAVSCTSMLMAETGLEIPEDKAERVGVTIGVGLGGLNAIEVYHQKLIERGPGRISPFFIPTMIANMAAGQVSIEAGARGPNICTTTACASGTHAIGTAFTDIMLGRIDAAICGGVESTVTPLGVSGFTAMKALSTRNDEPELASRPFDAERDGFIIGEGCGILLLESLDHARERGANILCEVTGFGASGDAYHMTAPPEDGSGMALAMRAALREGRVNLEDVDCINAHGTSTKLNDLCETRALKTVFGDHAYKLNITANKSQTGHLLGGAGGVEGVFSAMTLAKGVIPATQNLTNPDPDCDLDYCASGPREKQVEYVLSNSFGFGGTNGCILFKRFAD
- a CDS encoding acyl carrier protein, whose product is MSDVANKVKDIIVDQLGVSADEVTEEAAFVEDLGADSLDLTELIMAMEEEFDIEIDDEDAQKIAKVKDAVNYIEKNK
- the fabG gene encoding 3-oxoacyl-[acyl-carrier-protein] reductase codes for the protein MSELPNVALVTGGSRGIGRACAERLAADGFEVWLTYVSKPEAAETVVQTIADAGGTARAVQLDSSDREAVASFFKDEIKGKVHLAALVNNAGITRDGLLIRMKPEDWDSVLDINLTGAFSCLQEAAKIMARQRGGSIINISSVVGQMGNAGQANYVAAKAGLIGLTKAAARELAGRGVRVNAVAPGFIETDMTKDLPEKTVESMKTMIPLSRLGSPGDIAAAVSFLAGNGAGYITGQVLAVNGGMYM
- a CDS encoding beta-ketoacyl-ACP synthase III codes for the protein MKQPVVIKGLGFHVPERILTNQDLERIVDTSDEWITTRSGIKTRHVVSEGESLSDLTHGASLKALADAEVSPEAITHILVATFSAENMIPSAACTLQDRLGLRGRMAQDISAACTGFLYALETARGLLALHPEAKILICSGDVVTSRVNWEDRGTCVLFGDGCGAAVVMLDDGGPRRAVVRDVALASDGALGDLLTVKGGGSGTIYKLGDPVGEEYFVQMQGREVFKHAVRSMTNISRNLLKKHELTSDDVDVLLPHQANLRIIEAVGKKLAIPNERVFVNVDKYGNTSAASVPIALAEAVHDGTLAPGRRALLTAFGGGFTWGAALLDT